One genomic region from uncultured Subdoligranulum sp. encodes:
- a CDS encoding ABC transporter ATP-binding protein — protein MAATKTPVLRCQHLGIQFGGLKAVDDFNLEIGESELVGLIGPNGAGKTTVFNLITGVYKPTEGSFYLNGVQMNGKKTHQIVHAGIARTFQNIRLFKKMTVIDNVKAAMLRELHYGMPQAILRTPKFWREEQAITEKAKKLLEVVHLQGKENLEADNLPYGEQRRLEIARALATDMKLLLLDEPAAGMNPTETEELLQIIDYIRDEFKISVLLIEHDMSLVMKICERIQVLDFGTTIAAGTPEEVANSPKVIEAYLGKDNEVVEGI, from the coding sequence ATGGCGGCAACCAAAACACCGGTGCTGCGCTGCCAGCACCTGGGCATCCAGTTCGGCGGCCTGAAGGCCGTGGATGACTTCAACCTGGAGATCGGCGAATCCGAGCTGGTGGGCCTCATCGGTCCCAACGGCGCCGGCAAGACCACGGTGTTCAACCTGATCACCGGCGTCTACAAGCCCACCGAGGGTTCCTTCTACCTCAACGGCGTCCAGATGAACGGCAAAAAGACCCATCAGATCGTTCACGCGGGCATCGCCCGCACCTTCCAGAACATCCGGCTGTTCAAGAAGATGACCGTCATCGACAACGTCAAGGCGGCCATGCTGCGGGAGCTGCACTACGGCATGCCCCAGGCCATCCTGCGCACGCCGAAGTTCTGGCGGGAGGAGCAGGCCATCACCGAGAAGGCGAAAAAACTGCTGGAGGTGGTCCACCTCCAGGGCAAGGAAAATCTCGAAGCCGACAACCTGCCCTACGGCGAGCAGCGCCGGCTGGAGATCGCCCGGGCGCTGGCCACCGACATGAAACTGCTGCTGCTGGACGAACCGGCGGCCGGCATGAACCCCACCGAGACGGAGGAGCTGCTCCAGATCATCGACTACATCCGGGATGAATTCAAGATTTCGGTCCTGCTCATCGAGCACGACATGAGCCTTGTGATGAAGATCTGCGAGCGCATCCAGGTGCTGGACTTCGGCACCACCATTGCGGCCGGCACCCCCGAAGAGGTGGCCAACTCGCCCAAGGTCATCGAGGCCTATCTGGGCAAAGACAACGAGGTTGTGGAGGGGATCTGA
- a CDS encoding branched-chain amino acid ABC transporter permease, whose amino-acid sequence MTKQRKIAYLLNAVGVAVVFALLMALFTAGVFGTSTTYIQGICTTACYTVIMVASLNLVVGFMGEFSLGHAGFVSVGAYVSAIVSGALAGKGLSDLGLFLVAILMGGLAAGIMGVLVGIPALRLRGDYLAIVTMAFAEIIRVCFCNFSITGGGKTLSGILKLSTFPRAFWVMVVCVTFMYMFVRSKFGRTVQAIREDYIAASASGINVTFYKVMTFAVSSFFAGIGGAIYAHYMTAMIPTNFNFNYSAELLSEVIIGGTGSLTGSIIGAVFLSALPEAMRQFATYRMLCYSVVLVLVMLFRPGGIFGRWEFSLTRALGRLTHRRETAKKGA is encoded by the coding sequence ATGACAAAACAACGCAAGATCGCCTATCTCCTCAACGCCGTGGGCGTGGCGGTCGTCTTCGCCCTGCTCATGGCCCTCTTCACGGCGGGGGTCTTCGGCACCTCCACCACCTACATCCAGGGCATCTGCACCACCGCCTGCTACACCGTCATCATGGTGGCCTCCCTCAACCTGGTGGTGGGCTTCATGGGTGAGTTCTCCCTGGGCCATGCGGGCTTCGTCTCGGTGGGCGCCTATGTGTCGGCCATCGTCTCGGGAGCCCTGGCCGGCAAGGGCCTGTCCGATCTGGGGCTCTTCCTGGTCGCCATCCTCATGGGCGGCCTCGCCGCCGGCATCATGGGTGTGCTGGTGGGCATTCCCGCCCTGCGGCTGCGGGGGGATTATCTCGCCATCGTCACCATGGCTTTTGCCGAGATCATCCGCGTCTGCTTCTGCAACTTCTCCATCACGGGCGGCGGCAAGACGTTGAGCGGCATCCTCAAGCTCTCCACCTTCCCCCGGGCCTTCTGGGTCATGGTGGTCTGCGTCACCTTCATGTACATGTTCGTGCGCAGCAAGTTCGGCCGCACGGTCCAGGCCATCCGCGAGGACTACATCGCGGCTTCCGCCTCCGGCATCAACGTCACCTTCTACAAGGTCATGACCTTCGCGGTATCCAGCTTCTTCGCGGGCATCGGCGGCGCCATCTACGCCCACTACATGACCGCCATGATCCCCACCAACTTCAACTTCAACTACTCGGCGGAACTCCTCAGCGAGGTCATCATCGGCGGCACCGGCTCCCTCACCGGCTCCATCATCGGCGCGGTGTTCCTGTCGGCCCTGCCCGAGGCCATGCGCCAGTTCGCCACCTACCGCATGCTCTGCTACTCGGTGGTGCTGGTGCTGGTCATGCTCTTCCGTCCGGGCGGCATCTTCGGCCGCTGGGAGTTCAGCCTGACCCGGGCGCTGGGCCGTCTGACCCATCGCCGGGAAACTGCCAAGAAAGGGGCGTGA
- a CDS encoding ABC transporter ATP-binding protein, producing the protein MLTVQDLHVNYGAVHALNGVSLTVNNGEIVSLIGANGAGKTTTLRTITGLEKAASGSITFDGVDLRKTEPSKIITHKLAHVPEGRHIFPAMTVEENLEMGAYTDPTDLEKTREEVYQRFPRLRERRRQLAGTLSGGEQQMLAVGRALMSKPKMILMDEPSMGLSPLLVKEIFDIIREVNAQGITILLVEQNARMALSISHRAYVLETGTITIQGDAKDLLNDPRVKKAYLGQ; encoded by the coding sequence ATGCTTACCGTACAAGACCTGCATGTGAATTACGGCGCGGTGCACGCCCTGAACGGGGTGTCGCTCACCGTAAACAACGGGGAGATCGTCTCCCTCATCGGCGCCAACGGCGCGGGCAAGACCACCACGCTGCGCACCATCACGGGGCTGGAGAAGGCGGCGTCGGGCTCCATCACCTTTGACGGGGTGGACCTGCGCAAGACCGAGCCCAGCAAGATCATCACCCACAAGCTGGCCCACGTGCCGGAAGGGCGGCACATCTTCCCCGCCATGACGGTGGAGGAAAACCTGGAAATGGGCGCTTACACCGACCCCACCGACCTGGAAAAGACGAGGGAGGAAGTCTACCAGCGGTTCCCCCGCCTGCGGGAGCGGCGCCGCCAGCTGGCGGGCACCTTATCGGGCGGCGAGCAGCAGATGCTGGCCGTGGGCCGCGCCCTCATGAGCAAGCCCAAGATGATTTTGATGGATGAACCCTCCATGGGCCTTTCGCCGCTGCTTGTCAAGGAGATCTTCGACATCATCCGGGAGGTCAACGCCCAGGGCATCACCATTTTGCTGGTGGAACAGAACGCCCGGATGGCGCTGTCCATCTCCCACCGGGCCTACGTGCTGGAGACCGGCACCATCACCATCCAGGGGGATGCCAAGGACCTGCTCAACGATCCCCGGGTCAAAAAGGCCTATCTGGGCCAGTGA